The proteins below come from a single Crossiella sp. CA-258035 genomic window:
- a CDS encoding amino acid ABC transporter ATP-binding protein, giving the protein MSEPVLRVRNLVKRYHGNPVLGGVDLDVAEHEVVVLIGASGSGKSTLLRCVNLLEELDDGQILLDGEDISHPRTDPDVARRRMGVVFQAFNLFPHLSVLDNVTLAPRVVHRADRGQAEEQALALLARVGLADKANSYPDRLSGGQQQRVAIARALAYEPRLLLLDEITSALDPELVGEVLALVRELAGQGRTLLMATHEMGFAKQVADRVCFLDGGVLLEQGPPEQVLGDPVEPRTRQFLSRIIAAGRL; this is encoded by the coding sequence ATGAGCGAACCCGTGCTCCGGGTGCGCAACCTGGTCAAGCGCTACCACGGGAACCCGGTGCTGGGCGGGGTCGACCTGGACGTGGCCGAGCACGAGGTGGTGGTGCTGATCGGCGCCTCCGGCTCCGGCAAGTCCACCCTGCTGCGCTGCGTGAACCTGTTGGAGGAGCTGGACGACGGGCAGATCCTGCTCGACGGCGAGGACATCTCGCACCCGCGCACCGACCCGGATGTGGCCAGGCGGCGGATGGGCGTGGTGTTCCAGGCGTTCAACCTGTTCCCGCACCTGTCCGTGCTGGACAACGTCACCCTGGCGCCCAGGGTCGTGCACAGGGCAGACCGGGGGCAGGCCGAGGAGCAGGCGCTGGCGCTGCTGGCCAGGGTCGGCCTGGCGGACAAGGCGAACAGCTACCCGGACCGGCTCTCCGGCGGCCAGCAGCAGCGGGTGGCCATCGCCCGCGCCCTGGCCTACGAGCCGCGCCTGCTGCTGCTCGACGAGATCACCAGCGCCCTGGACCCGGAACTGGTCGGCGAGGTGCTCGCCCTGGTGCGCGAGCTGGCCGGGCAGGGCCGCACGCTGCTGATGGCCACGCACGAGATGGGCTTCGCCAAACAGGTCGCCGACCGGGTCTGCTTCCTCGACGGCGGCGTGCTGCTGGAACAGGGCCCGCCGGAGCAGGTGCTCGGCGACCCGGTCGAGCCCCGCACCCGGCAGTTCCTCAGCCGCATCATCGCCGCCGGACGGCTTTAA